A single region of the Lotus japonicus ecotype B-129 chromosome 4, LjGifu_v1.2 genome encodes:
- the LOC130716222 gene encoding pentatricopeptide repeat-containing protein At2g41080 encodes MGRFDLPRTTFSSVSLPSIFQNSLPRFSTISNAKEQFNTLCSKGHIKEAFDCFASEIWAEPSLFSNLLQACIPTKSVSLAKQLHSLILTSGCFKDKFISNHLLNLYSKLGEIQHAVTLFDRMPRRNFMSCNIMIKAYLEMGNLESAKKLFDEMPDRNVATWNAMVTGLIKFEMNEESVLLFSRMNELGFMPDEYSLGSVLRGCAHLRALIAGEQVHAYVIKCGFELNMVVGCSLAHMYMKAGSLRDGERIIKWMPSCNLVAWNTLMAGKAQNGYSEGVMDQYYMMRMAGFRPDRITFVSVISSCSELAILGQGKQIHAEAIKAGACSIVSVVSSLVSMYSRCGCLQDSIKAFMECEERDVVLWSSMIAAYGFHGQGDQAIKLFHEMERESLPGNEVTFLSLLYACSHSGLKEKGLDFFDMMVEKYGLKARLEHYTCVVDLLGRSGCLEEAEAMIRSMPVRADAIIWKTLLSACKIHKNAEMARRVAEEVLRIDPQDSASYVLLASVHASAKRWQNVSEVRRAMKERMVKKEPGISWVEVKNQVHQFRMGDECHPKYAEINLYLEELTSEMKMRGYVPDTSSVLHDMDNEEKEYNLTHHSEKLAIAFALMSTPEGVPIRVMKNLRVCGDCHVAIKYISEIKKSEIIVRDSSRFHHFKNGACSCGDYW; translated from the coding sequence ATGGGCAGGTTTGATCTTCCTCGTACCACCTTCTCTAGTGTTTCTCTGCCTTCCATTTTTCAAAACTCACTACCTCGTTTCTCCACGATTTCCAATGCCAAAGAACAATTTAACACCCTGTGTTCCAAAGGGCACATAAAAGAAGCGTTTGATTGCTTTGCATCTGAGATATGGGCAGAACCTAGTTTGTTCTCAAATCTCCTCCAAGCATGCATTCCCACAAAGTCTGTTTCTCTGGCAAAACAGCTTCATTCTTTGATATTAACTTCTGGGTGTTTCAAAGACAAGTTCATCTCCAATCATCTCCTCAACCTCTACTCAAAACTTGGGGAAATCCAACATGCAGTGACACTGTTCGATCGAATGCCGAGGAGGAACTTCATGTCATGCAACATCATGATCAAGGCATATCTTGAAATGGGCAACCTTGAGAGTGCCAAGAAACTGTTTGACGAAATGCCTGACAGGAATGTTGCTACGTGGAATGCGATGGTCACGGGGTTGATCAAGTTTGAAATGAATGAAGAGTCTGTGTTATTATTTTCGAGGATGAATGAGTTGGGTTTCATGCCGGATGAGTACTCGTTGGGTAGTGTGCTCAGGGGTTGTGCACATTTGAGAGCTTTAATAGCAGGGGAACAAGTTCATGCATATGTTATTAAATGTGGTTTTGAGCTTAATATGGTTGTCGGGTGTTCTTTAGCTCATATGTATATGAAAGCTGGTAGCTTGCGTGATGGGGAGAGAATTATCAAATGGATGCCGAGCTGTAATTTGGTTGCTTGGAATACACTTATGGCCGGAAAAGCTCAAAATGGGTACTCTGAAGGAGTTATGGATCAATACTACATGATGAGAATGGCTGGTTTTAGACCAGATAGGATTACTTTCGTGAGTGTGATTAGTTCATGTTCGGAGTTAGCCATCCTCGGTCAAGGGAAGCAGATTCACGCTGAAGCAATTAAAGCAGGAGCATGTTCTATAGTTTCTGTAGTTAGTTCATTGGTTAGTATGTACTCTAGGTGTGGATGTTTGCAAGATTCCATCAAAGCTTTTATGGAATGCGAAGAGCGAGATGTTGTATTATGGAGCTCAATGATCGCTGCATATGGATTTCACGGTCAAGGAGATCAAGCTATCAAGCTTTTCCATGAGATGGAACGGGAAAGCTTGCCGGGAAATGAAGTTACATTCTTGAGCTTGCTATATGCTTGTAGCCATTCTGGACTAAAGGAGAAAGGGCTTGATTTCTTTGACATGATGGTAGAAAAGTATGGACTTAAGGCTAGACTAGAACATTATACTTGTGTAGTTGACTTATTAGGCAGATCTGGTTGTTTGGAAGAGGCAGAGGCAATGATACGATCCATGCCGGTAAGAGCGGATGCAATAATATGGAAAACATTATTATCTGCATGTAAAATCCACAAGAATGCAGAAATGGCAAGAAGGGTTGCTGAGGAAGTTCTTAGGATCGATCCTCAAGACTCAGCTTCGTATGTTCTGCTTGCCAGTGTTCACGCATCAGCTAAGAGGTGGCAGAATGTTTCTGAGGTGAGGAGAGCCATGAAAGAAAGGATGGTGAAGAAAGAACCAGGCATAAGCTGGGTAGAAGTGAAGAATCAGGTTCATCAGTTCCGTATGGGCGATGAATGCCACCCGAAGTATGCGGAGATTAATCTGTATTTGGAAGAATTAACTTCAGAAATGAAGATGAGGGGATATGTACCTGATACTAGTTCTGTTTTGCATGACATGGACAATGAGGAAAAAGAATACAACTTGACACACCACAGTGAGAAATTAGCAATTGCTTTTGCTTTAATGAGCACACCAGAGGGAGTGCCAATAAGGGTGATGAAAAATTTGAGGGTTTGTGGTGACTGTCATGTTGCCATCAAGTACATATCAGAGataaaaaaatcagaaattaTTGTAAGAGACTCGAGCAGGTTTCACCATTTTAAAAACGGTGCATGTTCTTGTGGAGATTATTGGTAG